The DNA segment AAGACAATTTAAACCCAAGATACACGTTTGATACATTTGTTATCGGGCCTTTCAACGAGCTCGCCTATGCCGCCTCCCAAGCGGTCATAAAGAAGCCGGGAACCGCGTATAATCCTCTTTTTGTCTATGGCGACACCGGCCACGGAAAAACGCATTTAATCCAGTCAATCGGAAATTACATAAAACACACCCACCCATCAAAAAAAGTTCATTATGTTACATCGGAAAAGTTCGTGGTGGACTATGTGGGCTCGATGCAAGCAAATAAAATCAATCAGTTTAAGGAGAAATACAGAAAATACGATGTGCTTATCATGGATGACATACAATTTTTTTCCAATAAGGAGAAAAGTCAGGAAGAATTGTTTCATCTCTTCGACACTCTCTATGGGAATAACAAACAGATTGTTTTTTCCTCGGACAAGCATCCGAACTTCATTCCGAACCTTGAGGACCGCTTGAAATCGCGGTTCGGGCAGGGGATGATTGTGGACATTCCGCCTCCGGACCAAGAATCCCGCGCTGCGATCCTAAAGGCCAAGGCAAAACAGAGCAACTTCTTGCTGGAAGACGAGGTTATTTACTACTTAGCAGGCGTTATAGAGGGCAATATCAGAGAGCTTGAAGGTATTTTGAACTCCATCATCTGCCAGACACAGGTTAAGGGCAAGGAGTTGGCGCTTATTGAGATAAAAAATCTGATAAAAGCGAGCATAAAGCCCAAAAAAAACCTGTCGGTCAAAGATATCGTGAAAACCGTCGCGGATTACTTCAATATAGAGGAAAATACCCTGTATGATAAGACAAGAAGGAAGGAGGTGGTTCTCC comes from the Candidatus Taylorbacteria bacterium genome and includes:
- the dnaA gene encoding chromosomal replication initiator protein DnaA, with protein sequence MIDDKKLWNRVLLEMELSVSKANFTTWFKDTYILKQDDGIIYLSVPNEFIRDWLINKFHKLILKSLRDFGENIRSIEYVVTKELKKKESEAPKPLNPTGELPLADHYISKEDNLNPRYTFDTFVIGPFNELAYAASQAVIKKPGTAYNPLFVYGDTGHGKTHLIQSIGNYIKHTHPSKKVHYVTSEKFVVDYVGSMQANKINQFKEKYRKYDVLIMDDIQFFSNKEKSQEELFHLFDTLYGNNKQIVFSSDKHPNFIPNLEDRLKSRFGQGMIVDIPPPDQESRAAILKAKAKQSNFLLEDEVIYYLAGVIEGNIRELEGILNSIICQTQVKGKELALIEIKNLIKASIKPKKNLSVKDIVKTVADYFNIEENTLYDKTRRKEVVLPRQIAMYILREDCNVSFPSIGQKLGGRDHTTVIHSCEKIKNDLKTNNALVEDLVQIRALL